Proteins found in one Micropterus dolomieu isolate WLL.071019.BEF.003 ecotype Adirondacks linkage group LG12, ASM2129224v1, whole genome shotgun sequence genomic segment:
- the LOC123980178 gene encoding zinc finger protein 271-like: MEEDNQDPEPRSNNVPGGQTAGSSSDSTDVQDLIRRAPTVPEETCWISETRTKSGMEEDNQDPEPRSNNVPGGQTAGSSSDSTDVQKRRRRDGIKHHLCQHCDKSFTTSGYLKIHQRLHTGEKPYSCDHCGKTFTASGHLKHHQRVHTGEKLYWCEQCGKSFTQSGDLKKHKRVHTGEKPYWCEHCGKTFTLSGDLKIHKRVHTGEKPYSCDLCGKAFTVSGNLKIHQRVHTGEKPYSCDQCWKAFTVSSDLKSHQRVHTGEKPYWCEQCGKTFSQSGNLRKHELAHTGEKPYSCDQCGKAFTISSDLKTHQRVHTGEKPYWCEHCGKTFSRSGTLQNHQRVHTGEKPYSCDQCGKAFTTSNHLKIHQRVHTGEKPYWCEQCGKTFAQSGTLKKHQRTHQSVHTGEKPYWCEQCGKTFAQLGTLRRHQRVHTGEKPYSCEQCGKTFALLGDLKKHQLVHTGEKPYWCEQCGNTFTQSGALRRHQRVHTGEKPHWCEQCGLTFARLGTLRRHKRVHTGEKPYWCEQCGKTFALLGDLKIHQRVHTGEKPYWCEQCGKTFALLGDLKIHQRVHTGEKPYWCEQCGKTFALLGDLKIHQRVHTGEKPYWCEQCGKTFALLGDLKIHQRVHTGEKPYWCEQCGKTFALLGDLKIHQRVHTGEKPYWCEQCGKTFALLGDLKIHQRVHTGEKPYWCEQCGKTFALLGDLKIHQRVHTGEKPYWCEQCGKTFALLGDLKIHQRVHTGEKPYWCEQCGKTFALLGDLKIHQRVHTGEKPYWCEQCGKTFALLGDLKIHQRDLKIHQRVHTGEKPYWCEQCGKTFALLGDLKIHQRVHTGEKPHWCEQCGKTFALLGDLKKHQRIHTGEKPYSSDQCGKSYTNRRNLRRHKCIQKASV, from the exons aaaaggagaagaagagatggaATCAAACATCATCTCTGTCAAcactgtgacaaatccttcacaacatctggatatttgaagattcatcagagacttcacactggagagaaaccgtacagctgtgaccattgtgggaaaactttcactgcATCAGGTCACCTAAAAcaccaccaacgtgttcacactggagagaaactgtactggtgtgaacagtgtgggaaaagtTTCACTCAATCAGGTGacctaaaaaaacacaaacgtgttcacactggagagaaaccgtactggtgtgaacactGCGGAAAAACCTTCACTCTATCCGGTGACCTGAAAATCCacaaacgtgttcacactggagagaaaccgtacagctgtgacctgtgtgggaaagctttcactgtATCAGGtaacctaaaaatccaccaacgtgttcacactggagagaaaccgtacagctgtgaccagtgttgGAAAGCTTTTACTGTATCAAGTGACCTGAAATcgcaccaacgtgttcacactggagagaaaccatactggtgtgaacagtgtggaaaaactttcagtCAATCAGGTAACCTAAGAAAACATGAACTTgctcacactggagagaaaccgtatagttgtgaccagtgtgggaaagctttcactatATCAAGTGACCTGAAAAcgcaccaacgtgttcacactggagagaaaccgtactggtgtgaacattGTGGGAAAACCTTTTCTCGATCAGGTACCCTACAAaaccaccaacgtgttcacactggagagaaaccgtacagctgtgaccagtgtgggaaagctttcactacatcaaatcacctaaaaatccaccaacgtgttcacactggagagaaaccgtactggtgtgaacagtgtggaaaaactttcgCTCAGTCAGGTACCCTAAAAAagcaccaacgt ACTCATCAgagtgttcacactggagagaaaccgtactggtgtgaacagtgtggaaaaactttcgCTCAATTAGGAACCCTAAGAAgacaccaacgtgttcacactggagagaaaccgtacagctgtgaacaATGTGGAAAAACTTTTGCTCTCTTAGGAGACCTAAAAAAGCACCAActtgttcacactggagagaaaccatactggtgtgaacagtgtggaaacaCTTTCACTCAATCAGGTGCTCTAAGAAgacaccaacgtgttcacactggagagaaacctcactggtgtgaacagtgtggactAACTTTCGCTCGATTAGGAACCCTAAGAAGACacaaacgtgttcacactggagagaaaccgtactggtgtgaacagtgtggaaaaacatttgctctcTTAGGagacctaaaaatccaccaacgtgttcacactggagagaaaccgtactggtgtgaacagtgtggaaaaacatttgctctcTTAGGagacctaaaaatccaccaacgtgttcacactggagagaaaccgtactggtgtgaacagtgtggaaaaacatttgctctcTTAGGagacctaaaaatccaccaacgtgttcacactggagagaaaccgtactggtgtgaacagtgtggaaaaacatttgctctcTTAGGagacctaaaaatccaccaacgtgttcacactggagagaaaccgtactggtgtgaacagtgtggaaaaacatttgctctcTTAGGagacctaaaaatccaccaacgtgttcacactggagagaaaccgtactggtgtgaacagtgtggaaaaacatttgctctcTTAGGagacctaaaaatccaccaacgtgttcacactggagagaaaccgtactggtgtgaacagtgtggaaaaacatttgctctcTTAGGagacctaaaaatccaccaacgtgttcacactggagagaaaccgtactggtgtgaacagtgtggaaaaacatttgctctcTTAGGagacctaaaaatccaccaacgtgttcacactggagagaaaccgtactggtgtgaacagtgtggaaaaacatttgctctcTTAGGagacctaaaaatccaccaacgtgttcacactggagagaaaccgtactggtgtgaacagtgtggaaaaacatttgctctcTTAGGagacctaaaaatccaccaac GagacctaaaaatccaccaacgtgttcacactggagagaaaccgtactggtgtgaacagtgtggaaaaacatttgctctcTTAGGagacctaaaaatccaccaacgtgttcacactggagagaaacctcaCTGGTGTGAACAATGTGGAAAAACTTTTGCTCTCTTAGGAGACCTAAAAAAGCACCAacgtattcacactggagagaaaccgtacagctctGATCAATGTGGCAAATCTTATACCAACAGGAGAAACCTTCGAAGACACAAATGCATCCAGAAAGCATCagtgtga